From a region of the Merismopedia glauca CCAP 1448/3 genome:
- a CDS encoding glutathione S-transferase family protein, which translates to MIKLYGGAFSRASIVHWYLEELGLPYEFVLLDMKAGKHHQPDFLAINPMGKVPAIVDGDFKIWESGAILLYLAQKYGNMPASIEKQAEMIQWVLFANATLGPGIFVETSRDKETPQLLNPLNDIFSRQPFLTGEEFTVADAAVGSMLAYIPLMLKLDLSAYPAVVDYIGRIAQRPAYIKVMSNRG; encoded by the coding sequence ATGATTAAGCTTTACGGTGGCGCTTTTAGTCGCGCTTCAATCGTTCATTGGTATTTAGAAGAACTTGGCTTACCCTACGAGTTCGTGTTGCTAGATATGAAAGCTGGGAAACATCACCAACCTGATTTTCTCGCTATTAACCCGATGGGGAAAGTTCCAGCTATTGTCGATGGTGACTTCAAAATTTGGGAATCAGGGGCAATCTTACTTTATTTAGCCCAAAAATACGGTAATATGCCAGCTAGCATCGAAAAGCAAGCCGAAATGATTCAATGGGTGCTATTTGCTAATGCAACTCTTGGTCCTGGGATTTTTGTGGAAACTTCTAGAGACAAAGAAACCCCCCAATTACTCAATCCCCTCAACGATATTTTTAGTCGCCAACCATTTCTAACTGGAGAAGAGTTTACTGTGGCTGATGCTGCTGTAGGCTCTATGCTAGCTTATATTCCTTTGATGTTAAAGTTGGATTTAAGCGCATATCCGGCTGTAGTAGACTATATAGGGCGGATTGCTCAAAGACCTGCATACATAAAAGTGATGTCAAATCGGGGTTGA